Proteins encoded together in one Deinococcus irradiatisoli window:
- a CDS encoding MATE family efflux transporter: MSDSSSSLQAAPGGPPAGATANAPRGTTRELVTLAWPLVLSNLAYTAVGFTDTLYMGRLGVVEVGAVGLASLMLFTVSLLFRGMLNTAATFVARALGASDPHGIQRWAGVFLTLSLIGLPLVIVGPWVVSVALNLLQADAAISGVAHEYARIRIYELPFVLLGTASLGIMLGLGNTRTPMVLSWLLVVVNAALAGLFVFALHWGVVGAAWGTLIAVAMQGLLAFVLLLRLYRGEYRMWFVKPTAQEMRAVGRISLPAGATELADVGAFTTFLGVIARLGPTELAASQIANQFASFGFLPAFALSASTSSLLSRAMGAGQPALARRIGWRGAGLAMGLMLVLTVVFLLFPRQLIELFNHDPEVLKLGTTVLAVMSGYMLLDGVGIVLGGALGGAGDTRFRLLVTIGGAWLLMVPAAIWLAPRYGVGGAWCAALLYIAVMASLYAWRFWSGRWVRARL, from the coding sequence ATGTCCGATTCGTCCTCCAGCCTCCAGGCCGCTCCCGGCGGGCCTCCTGCCGGTGCAACCGCCAACGCGCCGCGCGGCACCACCCGTGAACTCGTCACGCTGGCCTGGCCGCTGGTGCTCAGCAACCTGGCCTACACCGCCGTGGGCTTTACCGACACCCTCTACATGGGCCGGCTGGGGGTGGTCGAGGTGGGCGCGGTGGGGCTGGCCTCGCTGATGCTCTTTACCGTCTCGCTGCTGTTCCGGGGCATGCTCAACACCGCCGCCACCTTCGTGGCCCGGGCGCTGGGCGCCAGCGATCCGCACGGCATCCAGCGCTGGGCCGGGGTGTTTCTCACGCTTTCGCTGATCGGCCTGCCGCTGGTGATCGTCGGCCCCTGGGTGGTCAGCGTGGCCCTGAACCTGCTACAAGCCGACGCCGCGATTTCCGGCGTGGCGCACGAGTACGCCCGGATTCGCATCTACGAGTTGCCATTCGTGCTGCTCGGCACCGCCAGCCTGGGCATCATGCTGGGGCTGGGCAACACCCGCACGCCGATGGTGCTGTCCTGGCTTCTGGTCGTGGTCAACGCCGCACTAGCGGGGCTGTTCGTCTTCGCCCTGCACTGGGGCGTGGTGGGCGCGGCCTGGGGCACCCTGATCGCCGTGGCGATGCAGGGCCTGCTGGCCTTCGTATTGCTCCTGCGGCTCTACCGCGGCGAGTACCGGATGTGGTTCGTGAAACCCACTGCCCAGGAAATGCGCGCCGTGGGCCGGATCTCGCTGCCGGCCGGGGCCACCGAACTGGCCGACGTGGGCGCCTTCACCACCTTTCTGGGCGTGATCGCCCGCCTCGGTCCTACCGAACTGGCCGCCTCGCAGATCGCCAACCAGTTCGCCAGCTTCGGCTTTCTGCCGGCCTTCGCCCTCAGCGCCAGCACGTCGAGCCTGCTCTCGCGGGCGATGGGGGCCGGGCAACCGGCGCTGGCCCGGCGCATCGGCTGGCGCGGCGCGGGGCTGGCGATGGGCCTGATGCTGGTGCTGACGGTGGTGTTCCTGCTGTTTCCGCGCCAGCTGATCGAGCTGTTCAACCACGACCCAGAGGTGCTCAAACTCGGCACCACCGTGCTGGCGGTGATGTCGGGCTACATGCTCCTCGACGGCGTGGGCATCGTGCTGGGCGGGGCGCTGGGCGGCGCGGGCGACACCCGCTTCCGACTGCTGGTGACCATCGGCGGCGCCTGGCTGCTGATGGTGCCGGCCGCCATCTGGCTGGCGCCGCGCTACGGCGTCGGTGGGGCGTGGTGCGCGGCGCTGCTCTACATCGCGGTGATGGCCAGTCTGTACGCCTGGCGTTTCTGGTCGGGGCGCTGGGTGCGGGCGCGGCTGTAG